From Lysobacter auxotrophicus, the proteins below share one genomic window:
- a CDS encoding YgjP-like metallopeptidase domain-containing protein: MDTLKYLSGYPEHLLARVRQLIDEDRLGTMLANRYDQPNTVRNDAQLYDYVQALKDRHLRKSVPLGKVVYDSKLQVMKHALGTHTAISRVHGGRLKASREIRIATVFRDAPADFLKMIVVHELAHMREAEHNKAFYQLCTHMEADYHQLEFDLRLYLTHLDLTRR; this comes from the coding sequence ATGGACACGCTGAAATACCTTTCCGGCTACCCCGAACACCTGCTGGCGCGGGTGCGCCAGCTGATCGACGAGGACCGGCTGGGCACGATGCTCGCGAACCGGTACGACCAGCCCAATACCGTGCGAAACGACGCGCAGCTGTACGACTACGTGCAGGCGCTGAAGGACCGCCACCTTCGCAAATCCGTGCCGCTGGGCAAGGTCGTCTACGACAGCAAGCTGCAGGTGATGAAGCACGCGCTGGGCACGCATACGGCCATCTCGCGCGTGCATGGCGGGCGGCTCAAGGCCAGTCGCGAGATCCGCATCGCCACCGTGTTCCGCGATGCGCCGGCGGACTTCCTGAAGATGATCGTCGTGCACGAGCTGGCGCACATGCGCGAAGCCGAGCACAACAAGGCTTTCTACCAGCTGTGCACGCACATGGAAGCGGACTACCACCAGCTCGAATTCGATCTGCGCTTGTACCTGACGCATCTGGACCTGACGCGACGTTGA
- a CDS encoding DUF4410 domain-containing protein, which yields MDIGRRTSVVTAHATRFGRTACVLAALMMASCATTPTPQFERADTRHAVERPERILVYDFAGTRGDLPPDSPITGYFEQNEAPQTGEDVELGRQLGRQVAQQVVARLRAAGIDAYPVGAGPVPKLGDVVLRGEFVSITPGSRTTRVLIGFGAGRGELSTLVEAFQITATGPRSLATAEANTQGGRLPGVLLPLGLASAAGSVATSAAVSGTSNVMQERGPESIRAAAQRTATGIADSVIAIYRRNGWLAAGAGTGVP from the coding sequence ATGGACATCGGCCGTCGCACCAGCGTCGTCACCGCACACGCCACCCGGTTCGGTCGAACCGCGTGCGTGCTCGCCGCCTTGATGATGGCGTCATGCGCGACGACGCCTACGCCGCAGTTCGAACGCGCCGACACGCGGCATGCGGTCGAGCGCCCCGAACGCATCCTGGTCTACGACTTTGCCGGCACGCGCGGCGACCTGCCGCCGGATTCGCCCATCACCGGTTACTTCGAGCAGAACGAAGCGCCGCAGACCGGCGAGGACGTCGAACTCGGCCGCCAGCTTGGCCGCCAGGTCGCGCAGCAGGTGGTGGCGCGCCTGCGCGCGGCGGGCATCGACGCCTATCCCGTCGGCGCGGGCCCCGTGCCGAAACTCGGCGACGTGGTGCTGCGCGGCGAGTTCGTATCGATCACGCCGGGCAGCCGGACCACGCGCGTGCTGATCGGGTTCGGCGCGGGACGCGGGGAACTGAGCACGCTGGTGGAGGCGTTCCAGATCACGGCGACCGGTCCGCGTTCGCTCGCCACCGCGGAAGCGAACACGCAGGGCGGCCGCCTGCCCGGCGTGCTGCTGCCGCTGGGCCTCGCGAGCGCGGCGGGTTCGGTCGCGACCAGCGCCGCGGTGTCGGGCACGTCGAATGTGATGCAGGAACGCGGCCCGGAGTCGATACGCGCCGCGGCGCAGCGCACGGCGACGGGCATCGCCGATTCGGTGATCGCCATCTATCGCCGCAATGGGTGGCTCGCGGCGGGCGCGGGGACTGGTGTTCCCTGA
- the cyoC gene encoding cytochrome o ubiquinol oxidase subunit III gives MAESIALTREDGAPVFLDTQGRHHPENGTLLGFWIYLLSDLMIFGCLFATFGVLGRSFAAGPSGADLFDLKLVAVNTAVLLVSSITYGFAMIAMQARNKRGVIAWLIVTGLLGATFLAIELYEFHHFIHIGAGPQRSAFLSSFFALVGTHGLHVFFGVIWLIVLCLQVRKHGLTRANTRRVACLSMFWHFLDVVWIGVFTFVYLMGSLR, from the coding sequence GTGGCTGAGTCCATCGCATTGACCCGTGAAGACGGCGCGCCGGTCTTCCTCGACACGCAGGGCCGCCACCATCCGGAGAACGGCACGCTGCTGGGCTTCTGGATCTATCTGCTCAGCGACCTGATGATCTTCGGGTGCCTGTTCGCGACCTTCGGCGTGCTCGGCCGCAGCTTCGCGGCCGGCCCGTCGGGCGCGGACCTGTTCGACCTGAAGCTCGTCGCGGTGAACACCGCCGTGCTGCTGGTGTCCTCGATCACCTACGGCTTCGCGATGATCGCGATGCAGGCGCGCAACAAGCGCGGCGTGATCGCCTGGCTCATCGTGACTGGCCTGCTCGGCGCGACGTTCCTGGCGATCGAGCTGTACGAGTTCCACCACTTCATCCACATCGGCGCCGGTCCGCAGCGAAGCGCGTTCCTGTCCTCGTTCTTCGCGCTGGTGGGCACGCACGGGCTGCACGTGTTCTTCGGCGTGATCTGGCTGATCGTGCTGTGCCTGCAGGTGCGCAAGCACGGCCTGACGCGCGCCAACACGCGCCGCGTCGCGTGCCTGTCGATGTTCTGGCACTTCCTCGACGTCGTCTGGATCGGCGTCTTCACCTTCGTCTACCTGATGGGCTCGCTGCGATGA
- a CDS encoding MFS transporter has translation MSTVNPTASTHDHGTKAHTDVAPGEIAVGVVIGRASEYFDFFVFGIASALVFPAVFFPFLDRLQGALAAFALFSFAFITRPLGTVLFMSIQQRWGRGIKLTLSLFMLGSATAGIAFLPGYDTIGMAAIVLLALLRMVQGIALGGSWDGLPSLLAMNAPKGRRGWYSMLGQLAAPVGFIVAASVFAFLYASLSEDDLLSWGWRYPFFVAFAINVVALFARLRIVVADEYQKKMSELELEPTPIGELFRAKGRHVVIGAFAALASYALFHIVTIFPLSWILLYSQKSIVTFLIVQIIGAFIACGGVVASGLIADKVGRARTLGGLALLIAMFSGFAPTLMGSGDIGQAAFVLIGFALLGLSYGQAAGAVTANFGRRYRYTGAALTSDLAWLIGAAFAPLVALGLCSQFGLAWLGAYLLSGAIGTLAALGINRAMNYKS, from the coding sequence ATGTCCACTGTAAACCCCACTGCTTCCACCCACGATCACGGCACCAAGGCGCACACCGACGTCGCCCCGGGCGAAATCGCCGTCGGCGTCGTCATCGGGCGCGCGTCCGAGTATTTCGACTTCTTCGTCTTCGGCATCGCCTCCGCGCTGGTGTTCCCGGCGGTGTTCTTCCCGTTCCTGGACCGCCTCCAGGGTGCGCTGGCGGCCTTCGCGCTGTTCTCCTTCGCATTCATCACGCGGCCGCTGGGTACTGTCCTGTTCATGTCCATCCAGCAGCGCTGGGGACGCGGCATCAAGCTGACGCTTTCCCTGTTCATGCTGGGCAGCGCCACCGCCGGCATCGCGTTCCTGCCGGGTTACGACACCATCGGCATGGCCGCCATCGTGCTGCTTGCGCTGCTGCGCATGGTCCAGGGCATCGCGCTGGGCGGTTCGTGGGACGGCCTGCCGTCGCTGCTCGCGATGAACGCGCCGAAGGGTCGCCGCGGCTGGTACTCGATGCTGGGCCAGCTCGCCGCGCCGGTCGGTTTCATCGTCGCCGCGAGCGTCTTCGCCTTCCTGTATGCGAGCCTGAGCGAGGACGACCTGCTCTCGTGGGGCTGGCGCTATCCGTTCTTCGTCGCCTTCGCGATCAACGTCGTGGCGCTGTTCGCGCGCCTGCGCATCGTGGTGGCGGACGAATACCAGAAGAAGATGAGCGAGCTGGAACTGGAACCCACGCCGATCGGCGAGTTGTTCCGCGCGAAGGGGCGCCACGTGGTGATCGGCGCGTTCGCCGCGCTCGCCAGCTACGCGCTTTTCCACATCGTCACGATCTTCCCGCTCTCGTGGATCCTGCTGTATTCGCAGAAGTCCATCGTCACCTTCCTCATCGTGCAGATCATCGGTGCGTTCATCGCCTGCGGCGGCGTCGTCGCGTCGGGCCTGATCGCCGACAAGGTCGGCCGGGCACGCACGCTCGGCGGCCTGGCGCTGCTGATCGCCATGTTCAGCGGCTTCGCGCCGACGCTGATGGGCAGCGGCGATATCGGGCAGGCGGCGTTCGTGCTGATCGGCTTCGCCCTGCTCGGCCTCTCCTACGGCCAGGCGGCGGGCGCGGTCACGGCGAACTTCGGCCGCCGCTACCGTTACACCGGCGCGGCGCTCACGTCCGACCTCGCGTGGCTGATCGGCGCCGCGTTCGCGCCGCTCGTCGCGCTGGGCCTGTGCTCGCAGTTCGGCCTCGCATGGCTGGGCGCGTACCTGCTCTCCGGCGCCATCGGCACGCTCGCCGCGCTGGGCATCAACCGCGCGATGAACTACAAGAGCTGA
- a CDS encoding SURF1 family protein, translating into MHDAADPQPVRQGRRPWVLAMFATLLAVAFVGFVSLGVWQVQRMGWKHELIARVDARVHAAPVPAPARAQWAAVTEASDGYRHVSASGRFVPGMETRTQAVTELGAGFWSLVPLHTDAGDYVLINRGFVPVIGKAAIDTDPVKTVTPPPQGRVVVNGLLRTSEPGGGFLRQNDPAQGRWYSRDVAAIAQSHRLPADRVAPYFIDADRETASPVWPRAGMTIVKFRDSHLSYALTWFGMALLTVVAGGFLFASERRLRHDRRR; encoded by the coding sequence ATGCACGACGCCGCCGATCCGCAACCGGTCCGCCAGGGGCGACGCCCCTGGGTGCTGGCGATGTTCGCCACGCTGCTGGCGGTCGCCTTCGTCGGCTTCGTGTCGCTGGGGGTGTGGCAGGTCCAGCGCATGGGCTGGAAGCACGAACTGATCGCCCGCGTCGATGCGCGGGTACACGCCGCGCCGGTGCCCGCACCGGCGCGCGCGCAATGGGCCGCCGTTACCGAAGCCTCCGACGGCTACCGGCACGTGAGCGCCTCCGGCCGCTTCGTGCCGGGCATGGAAACGCGCACGCAGGCGGTGACCGAACTCGGCGCCGGCTTCTGGTCGCTCGTCCCGCTGCATACCGACGCAGGCGATTACGTGCTGATCAACCGTGGTTTCGTGCCGGTGATCGGCAAGGCCGCGATCGATACCGACCCCGTCAAGACCGTGACACCGCCGCCGCAGGGCAGGGTGGTCGTCAACGGACTGCTGCGCACCAGCGAGCCCGGCGGCGGTTTCCTTCGGCAGAACGATCCCGCGCAGGGGCGCTGGTACTCGCGCGACGTCGCCGCCATCGCGCAGTCGCACCGGCTGCCGGCCGATCGCGTCGCGCCGTACTTCATCGATGCCGACCGGGAGACCGCTTCGCCGGTGTGGCCGCGCGCCGGCATGACCATCGTGAAGTTCCGCGATTCGCACCTGTCCTACGCGCTGACGTGGTTCGGCATGGCATTGCTGACAGTGGTGGCCGGCGGTTTCCTGTTCGCGTCGGAGCGCCGCTTGCGCCATGATCGGCGCCGGTAA
- a CDS encoding DUF2058 domain-containing protein translates to MAKANPLQEQLLKAGLVKKSKVAEVAREQNKARHAKAPAERNEIQVEAERARADKAERDRAIEAERKAQARAAELRAQARQIIQDRKVPRSGESEYRFTEGNTIRTLLINDDLRKKLSSGALVIARIDDRFELLPRAAADKVRERDPGMIVLDHGLEAGAQADAATSEDDAYYAQFKVPDDLIW, encoded by the coding sequence ATGGCGAAGGCGAATCCGCTCCAGGAACAGCTGCTCAAGGCAGGCCTGGTCAAGAAATCCAAGGTGGCCGAGGTCGCGCGCGAGCAGAACAAGGCGCGGCACGCGAAGGCGCCGGCCGAACGCAACGAAATCCAGGTGGAAGCCGAACGCGCGCGCGCCGACAAGGCCGAACGCGACCGCGCGATCGAAGCCGAACGCAAGGCGCAGGCCCGCGCGGCGGAACTGCGGGCGCAGGCGCGCCAGATCATCCAGGACCGCAAGGTGCCGCGATCGGGGGAAAGCGAATACCGCTTCACCGAAGGCAACACGATCCGCACGCTGCTGATCAACGACGACCTGCGAAAGAAGCTGTCCTCCGGCGCACTGGTGATCGCGCGCATCGACGATCGCTTCGAGCTGCTCCCGCGCGCCGCGGCCGACAAGGTACGCGAACGCGACCCGGGCATGATCGTGCTCGATCATGGCCTGGAAGCCGGCGCGCAAGCCGATGCCGCGACGTCCGAGGACGACGCCTACTACGCGCAGTTCAAGGTGCCGGACGACCTGATCTGGTGA
- the cyoA gene encoding ubiquinol oxidase subunit II: protein MSIVRRALQAAVLLFATVALAGCNLLVLNPAGDIAARQGQLIIVSTVLMLIVIVPVIALTLLFAWRYRASNRSATYKPDWDHSTQLELVIWGVPLLIIIALGAITWISTHLLDPFRPLDRISAGRPVPADVKPLEIQVVALDWKWLFVYPEEGIATVNEIAVPVDRPVHFRITSSSVMNTFYVPALAGMIYGMPGMESELNAVINEAGVYDGFSANYSGAGFSHMRFKFHGMSDADYARWLNDVRAGGDALTRAAYLELEKPSEREPVRHFARVDNGLFDAVLNRCVDMDRLCMNQMMAIDATGGLGLAGLQPLATPRRGDPRLGAYVSAKVCSVNDAVPQSLSGSIVGMKAP from the coding sequence ATGTCCATCGTGCGCAGAGCCCTGCAGGCCGCCGTGTTGCTTTTCGCGACCGTCGCCCTGGCAGGTTGCAACCTGTTGGTCCTCAATCCCGCCGGCGATATCGCGGCCCGACAAGGGCAGCTGATCATCGTCTCGACGGTCCTCATGCTGATCGTGATCGTCCCGGTGATCGCGCTCACGCTGCTGTTCGCGTGGCGTTACCGCGCGTCGAACCGCAGCGCCACGTACAAGCCGGACTGGGATCACTCGACCCAGCTGGAGCTGGTGATCTGGGGCGTGCCGCTGCTGATCATCATCGCGCTGGGCGCGATCACGTGGATCAGCACGCACCTGCTGGATCCGTTCCGTCCGCTCGATCGCATCTCCGCCGGTCGTCCGGTGCCGGCCGACGTGAAGCCGCTGGAAATCCAGGTCGTCGCGCTCGACTGGAAGTGGCTGTTCGTCTATCCGGAAGAGGGCATCGCGACGGTGAACGAGATCGCCGTGCCGGTCGATCGTCCCGTGCATTTCCGCATCACCTCGTCATCGGTGATGAACACCTTCTACGTGCCCGCGCTGGCCGGCATGATCTACGGCATGCCCGGCATGGAGAGCGAGCTCAACGCCGTGATCAACGAGGCGGGCGTATACGACGGCTTCTCGGCGAACTACAGCGGCGCGGGCTTCTCGCACATGCGCTTCAAGTTCCATGGCATGTCCGACGCCGATTACGCGCGTTGGCTCAACGACGTGCGCGCCGGCGGCGACGCGCTCACGCGCGCGGCGTACCTCGAACTGGAAAAACCGTCCGAACGCGAACCTGTGCGCCACTTCGCGCGCGTCGACAACGGCCTGTTCGATGCGGTGCTCAACCGCTGCGTGGACATGGACCGCTTGTGCATGAACCAGATGATGGCGATCGACGCCACCGGCGGCTTGGGCCTGGCGGGCCTGCAGCCGCTGGCCACGCCGCGCCGCGGCGACCCGCGCCTGGGCGCGTACGTGTCGGCGAAGGTGTGCTCCGTCAACGATGCCGTGCCCCAGTCCCTGTCTGGCTCGATCGTCGGCATGAAGGCGCCTTGA
- a CDS encoding metal-dependent hydrolase family protein, with protein sequence MAPLRMIVVAAVLSLAACSEKAPQITARDAAPVAPADAPAAAAPAQTSVLFRNVRIFNGVDPTLQAATDVLVRGNRIASIGPSDVSAAQPGMTIIDGGGRTLMPGLIDVHWHTLAVRPSIPVAMQAGTGYLNLLAGAEASDTLQRGFTTVRDLGGASFGLKRAIDEGWQAGPRIYPSGAIISVTGGHGDFRSPEELPRTLGSADSRMETMGDTAIADTPDEVRTRVREQLMRGASQIKLTAGGGVSSPHSPLDVVTFTPEELRAAVQGANNWGTYVTAHAYTPEAIRQSVEAGVQCIEHANLMDEATAQLLANRNVWLSIQPLPEELLRAFPPDSEEYAKGREVLTGTDRAYRLAKQYKLKTAFGTDVLFSAALARRQGELLASLTKWYTPAEALTMATSTNAQLLALSGKRNPYPGRLGVVEVGALADLLLVEGDPLSDIRIITRPQQNFRVIVKDGRIYKNTIR encoded by the coding sequence ATGGCCCCGCTCAGGATGATCGTCGTGGCCGCCGTGCTGTCGCTGGCGGCTTGCAGCGAAAAGGCGCCGCAGATCACCGCGCGCGATGCCGCGCCGGTCGCGCCGGCAGACGCACCCGCCGCCGCGGCGCCTGCGCAGACCAGCGTGCTGTTCCGCAACGTGCGCATCTTCAATGGCGTGGATCCCACGTTGCAGGCGGCCACCGACGTGCTGGTGCGCGGCAATCGCATCGCGTCGATCGGGCCGTCCGACGTGTCCGCCGCGCAGCCGGGCATGACGATCATCGACGGCGGCGGCCGCACGCTGATGCCCGGGCTGATCGACGTGCACTGGCACACGCTCGCGGTGCGGCCGAGCATCCCCGTCGCCATGCAGGCGGGCACCGGCTACCTCAACCTGTTGGCCGGCGCGGAAGCCTCCGACACCCTGCAACGTGGCTTCACCACGGTGCGCGACCTGGGCGGCGCCTCGTTCGGATTGAAGCGCGCGATCGACGAAGGCTGGCAGGCCGGGCCGCGCATCTATCCCTCCGGCGCGATCATCAGCGTGACCGGCGGGCATGGCGATTTCCGCAGCCCGGAGGAATTGCCCCGCACGCTGGGGTCGGCGGATTCGCGCATGGAAACCATGGGCGACACCGCCATCGCCGACACGCCGGACGAGGTCCGCACGCGTGTGCGCGAGCAGCTGATGCGCGGCGCCTCGCAGATCAAGCTCACCGCCGGCGGCGGCGTGTCCTCGCCGCACAGTCCGCTGGACGTGGTGACCTTCACGCCCGAAGAGCTGCGCGCGGCGGTGCAGGGCGCGAACAACTGGGGCACCTACGTCACCGCGCATGCGTACACGCCGGAGGCGATCCGGCAATCGGTGGAAGCCGGCGTGCAGTGCATCGAGCACGCCAACCTGATGGACGAGGCCACCGCGCAGCTGCTGGCCAATCGCAACGTGTGGCTGAGCATCCAGCCGCTGCCCGAAGAGTTGCTGCGCGCGTTCCCGCCAGATTCGGAGGAATACGCGAAGGGACGTGAAGTGCTCACCGGAACCGACCGCGCGTATCGCCTGGCGAAGCAGTACAAACTGAAGACCGCCTTCGGCACCGACGTGCTGTTTTCCGCCGCGCTCGCGCGCCGACAGGGCGAACTGCTCGCCAGCCTGACCAAGTGGTACACGCCCGCCGAAGCGCTGACGATGGCGACGAGCACCAACGCGCAGCTGCTCGCGTTGTCGGGCAAGCGCAATCCGTATCCCGGTCGCCTGGGCGTGGTCGAAGTGGGCGCGCTCGCCGACCTGCTGCTGGTCGAAGGCGATCCGCTGAGCGACATCCGCATCATCACGCGTCCGCAGCAGAACTTCCGCGTGATCGTGAAGGACGGGCGGATCTACAAGAACACGATCCGGTAG
- the cyoD gene encoding cytochrome o ubiquinol oxidase subunit IV codes for MSDHAHHDHDDDFLETGIPHVSKKEYLTGFVLSVILTAIPFALVMGGSAISTPLLVLILLGFAAVQVVVHMVYFLHMNAKSEGGWNALALIFTVVLVVIVLSGSLWVMHHLNTNMMPGAHEMQEMLKNAP; via the coding sequence ATGAGTGACCACGCACACCACGACCACGACGACGACTTCCTCGAGACCGGCATCCCGCACGTCTCGAAGAAGGAGTACCTGACCGGCTTCGTGCTGTCGGTCATCCTCACCGCCATCCCGTTCGCGTTGGTGATGGGCGGCTCGGCCATCAGCACGCCGCTGCTGGTGCTGATCCTGCTGGGCTTCGCGGCCGTGCAGGTGGTGGTGCACATGGTCTACTTCCTGCACATGAACGCGAAGTCCGAGGGCGGCTGGAACGCGCTCGCGCTGATCTTCACCGTCGTGCTGGTGGTGATCGTGCTCAGCGGTTCGTTGTGGGTCATGCACCACCTCAACACCAACATGATGCCCGGCGCGCACGAGATGCAGGAGATGCTGAAGAACGCGCCGTAA
- the cyoB gene encoding cytochrome o ubiquinol oxidase subunit I — protein MFGRMTWESIPMFHEPILAVTFIGTVLLGLALLAVITRQKLWGYLWNEWFTSIDHKKIGIMYIVLGLVMLLRGFADAVMMRLQQAMAFGDSTGYLPPAHYDQIFTAHGVIMIFFVAMPLVTGLMNYLVPLQIGARDVAFPFLNNFSFWMTVSGAVLVMMSLFFGEFAATGWLAYPPLSGIAFSPGVGVDYYIWALQIAGVGTLLSGVNLLVTIIKMRAPGMTMMKMPIFTWTSLCTNVLIVVSFPVLTAVLALLALDRYAGTNFFTSDLGGNAMMYVNLIWIWGHPEVYILILPLFGAYSEIVSTYSGKRLFGYSSMVYATVCITVLSYLVWLHHFFTMGSGASVNSFFGITTMIISIPTGAKIFNWLFTMYRGRIRFEVPMLWTIGFMITFVIGGMTGVLLAVPPADFVLHNSLFLVAHFHNVIIGGVVFGLFAAMTHWFPKAFGFKLDPFWGKVSFWFWFFGFWFAFMPIYILGLMGVTRRVSHFEDASLQPWFMTAAFGAALIAVGIAAFLFCIYVSFRKRDQLRDVTGDPWDGRTLEWSTSSPPPAYNFAFTPVVHDTDAWWDMKQRGFTRVRDGFLAVHMPRNTPAGLVLALLSTAGGFAMIWHLWWLAVASLVAVVAYAIWHTFNYDRDYHIPADEVAATEQARTLQLETFRG, from the coding sequence ATCTTCGGCCGCATGACATGGGAATCCATTCCCATGTTCCATGAGCCGATCCTGGCGGTCACCTTCATCGGCACCGTGCTGCTCGGCCTCGCACTGCTGGCCGTGATCACCAGGCAGAAGCTGTGGGGCTACCTCTGGAACGAGTGGTTCACCAGCATCGACCACAAGAAGATCGGCATCATGTACATCGTGCTGGGTCTGGTGATGCTGCTGCGCGGCTTCGCCGACGCGGTGATGATGCGCCTCCAGCAGGCCATGGCCTTCGGCGACAGCACCGGTTACCTGCCGCCCGCGCACTACGACCAGATCTTCACCGCGCACGGCGTGATCATGATCTTCTTCGTGGCCATGCCGCTGGTCACGGGGCTGATGAACTACCTCGTGCCGCTGCAGATCGGCGCGCGCGACGTGGCGTTCCCGTTCCTCAACAACTTCAGCTTCTGGATGACCGTCTCCGGCGCGGTGCTGGTGATGATGTCGCTGTTCTTCGGCGAGTTCGCCGCGACCGGCTGGCTCGCGTATCCGCCGCTGTCGGGCATCGCCTTCAGTCCGGGTGTCGGTGTCGATTACTACATATGGGCGCTGCAGATAGCAGGCGTCGGTACATTGCTGTCGGGCGTGAACCTGCTGGTGACCATCATCAAGATGCGCGCACCGGGCATGACCATGATGAAGATGCCGATCTTCACCTGGACCTCGCTGTGCACCAACGTGCTGATCGTGGTGTCGTTCCCGGTGCTGACCGCCGTGCTGGCGCTGCTCGCGCTCGACCGTTACGCCGGCACGAACTTCTTCACCAGCGACCTTGGCGGCAACGCCATGATGTACGTGAACCTGATCTGGATCTGGGGCCACCCGGAGGTCTACATCCTGATCCTGCCGCTGTTCGGCGCGTACTCGGAAATCGTGTCCACCTACTCGGGCAAGCGCCTGTTCGGCTACTCGTCGATGGTCTACGCGACGGTGTGCATCACGGTGCTGTCGTACCTGGTGTGGCTGCACCACTTCTTCACGATGGGGTCGGGCGCGAGCGTCAACTCGTTCTTCGGCATCACCACGATGATCATCTCGATCCCGACGGGCGCGAAGATCTTCAACTGGCTGTTCACCATGTACCGCGGCCGCATCCGCTTCGAAGTCCCGATGCTGTGGACGATCGGCTTCATGATCACCTTCGTGATCGGCGGCATGACCGGCGTGCTGCTGGCCGTCCCGCCGGCGGACTTCGTGCTGCACAACAGCCTGTTCCTGGTCGCGCACTTCCACAACGTGATCATCGGCGGCGTGGTGTTCGGCCTGTTCGCGGCGATGACGCACTGGTTCCCGAAGGCCTTCGGCTTCAAGCTCGATCCGTTCTGGGGCAAGGTGTCGTTCTGGTTCTGGTTCTTCGGCTTCTGGTTCGCCTTCATGCCCATCTACATCCTGGGCCTGATGGGCGTGACGCGCCGCGTGAGCCACTTCGAGGACGCCTCGCTGCAGCCCTGGTTCATGACGGCGGCCTTCGGCGCCGCCCTGATCGCCGTCGGCATCGCGGCGTTCCTGTTCTGCATCTACGTCAGCTTCCGCAAGCGCGACCAGCTGCGCGACGTCACCGGCGATCCGTGGGACGGCCGCACGCTGGAGTGGTCCACGTCCTCGCCGCCGCCGGCGTACAACTTCGCCTTCACGCCGGTCGTGCACGACACCGACGCGTGGTGGGACATGAAGCAGCGCGGGTTCACGCGCGTCCGCGACGGCTTCCTTGCGGTGCACATGCCCAGGAACACGCCGGCCGGCCTGGTGCTGGCGCTGCTGAGCACGGCGGGCGGCTTCGCGATGATCTGGCACCTGTGGTGGCTGGCCGTCGCATCGCTGGTGGCCGTGGTGGCCTACGCGATCTGGCACACCTTCAACTACGACCGCGACTACCACATCCCCGCCGATGAAGTAGCCGCGACCGAACAGGCACGCACCCTGCAACTGGAGACGTTCCGTGGCTGA